The genomic DNA GCGGCGGGCAGGGCCGCCGTCGTGTGGTATGGTGGCGGGCGTGACTGCGCGCATCACCGTTCCCAACGTCCTCACCATGTCCCGCATGGTGATGGCCCTCGCGGCGGCCCTCCTTGCCATCGCACACGCGCCGCAGGCGGCCGTCGGCATCCTGATCGCGGCCGCGCTCCTCGACGCGTTCGACGGCTGGTACGCGCGCGCCTTCTCCCAGTCTACCGCGCTGGGTGCTCACCTGGATCCGCTCGCAGACAAGGTCCTCATGGGTGTGGTGTTCGTCTGGGTCGGCGTCGAATCCCGCTCTCCCTGGGTGTGGGGGTTGGTCGCGCTGGTCGCGTTGCGCGAGACGGCGGTGACGCTGCTGCGCGCATACAGCCTGCGGCGGCACGGGCGGTTCATTCCCGCCAGCCGGTTCGGCCGCATCAAGATGCTGACCCAGAGCATCGTGGGGCTTACACTGCTTTCCGTCATGCATTTTCTGGGGCGGGAGGTGCCGGTGGTAGTGACCGTCACCGGGCTGGTGGGGATTCTCATCGTCTCGTACGCGTCGGGTGTGGGCTATCTCTCGGTGTGGCGCTCCGGCGGGTTGGGGATGGGGCGGCCGGTTTCGCCCGGGGAACAGGCGCCGGAGGAGCCCCGGCGCGTATCCGCCGGGCGCCGGGCCGGGTGACGTCCACCAAGCAAAGGGGCCTGCCGCCGACCACAAGCAGACCCACTTTGCGCTACTTACCATGGTTAGGCTGGTAGCACTGTCAAGGTACGAGCGGTCTTGGACGTTGTCAAGGCGTTCGCCAGCCGTTATCTTCCCGACGGTGTTGCTTTCAATCCTGAATCGAGTCGTGGCGGTCGCGTTGTGCGTGACCGTTTTCGTCAGCGGGCTGCCGCCCGCCCCCTCGCGCGCGGCGGACGGTGAGGTGGCGGCCGCTACCGATGCGGCGGAGGTTGCGAGTACGGTCTCGTACCGGTTGCGCGACGCAGTGCCGGCGTCGAGCTTCATCGCCGCGCCTCCGGACTCGACCGAGGACGACTTCTTTCTCCCCGAGGAAACCGACAACAAGAAACTGGTCCGCGACATTGCCGTGTTCGTAATCGTGGCGGCATTCGTTGCCTTCTTCATCATCAAGGTATTCATCGAGAAGGATCCGGATCCTCCGCCCGACGATCCCAACGGCAAGCCCATTCCCCCCCCGCAGTAGCCGTCACTCGCGTCCGGCTACGCGCGCCTCCTGCCTGCGAAAGGGTGTGTGACTCGTGGCCCGGTGGCCGGAGTGCACATCCGTCACCTCGATCAGCAACTGGTAGGGGCCCGGCGCCAGCCGGTCGATGTCGATGCGGACCGCTTCGTGGTCCTGGTGCCGCGATCCCTGGCGCCGGAAGGTCTGGGCGATGGCGGCCTGCCCCCCGAAGC from Candidatus Krumholzibacteriia bacterium includes the following:
- a CDS encoding CDP-alcohol phosphatidyltransferase family protein codes for the protein MTARITVPNVLTMSRMVMALAAALLAIAHAPQAAVGILIAAALLDAFDGWYARAFSQSTALGAHLDPLADKVLMGVVFVWVGVESRSPWVWGLVALVALRETAVTLLRAYSLRRHGRFIPASRFGRIKMLTQSIVGLTLLSVMHFLGREVPVVVTVTGLVGILIVSYASGVGYLSVWRSGGLGMGRPVSPGEQAPEEPRRVSAGRRAG